In Salinibacterium sp. dk2585, a single window of DNA contains:
- a CDS encoding carbonic anhydrase, translated as MTDAPLKTPAEAWQEMVRGNERFVAGTPRHPRQDVDRRHELVGAQKPSVALFGCSDSRLAAEIIFDKGLGDLFVVRNAGQIISDSVIGTLEYAVAMLHVPLIVVLGHDECGAVRAAIDSQETRAPMLPPHIHHLVERITPAVLRVRRSVEAGTRPDATEVGREHLRDTVRQLLESSELISDAVAAGTLAVVGANYRLAEGTAVPDVMVGQV; from the coding sequence ATGACGGATGCGCCACTCAAGACTCCCGCTGAAGCCTGGCAGGAGATGGTGCGCGGCAACGAACGCTTCGTCGCCGGCACGCCGCGGCATCCGCGCCAGGATGTCGACCGAAGGCACGAGCTCGTGGGGGCACAGAAGCCGAGCGTCGCGCTCTTCGGATGCAGTGACTCGCGCCTCGCCGCCGAGATCATCTTCGACAAGGGACTCGGCGACCTCTTCGTCGTGCGCAACGCGGGCCAGATCATCTCCGACTCCGTGATCGGCACGCTCGAGTACGCCGTCGCAATGCTGCACGTTCCGCTCATCGTCGTGCTTGGCCACGACGAGTGCGGTGCCGTCCGCGCTGCGATCGACTCGCAGGAGACGCGCGCACCCATGCTGCCGCCCCACATTCACCACCTCGTCGAGCGCATCACCCCCGCCGTGCTGCGGGTGCGCCGCAGCGTCGAAGCCGGCACGCGCCCCGATGCGACCGAGGTCGGCCGCGAACACCTGCGCGACACCGTGCGACAGTTGCTCGAATCATCGGAGCTCATCAGTGACGCTGTCGCCGCCGGTACGCTGGCTGTCGTGGGCGCGAACTACCGCCTCGCCGAGGGAACTGCCGTGCCCGACGTCATGGTCGGTCAGGTCTGA
- the xseA gene encoding exodeoxyribonuclease VII large subunit: MTSDALPTVDSPWPVSVLSSKIRGWIERLGAVWVEGEITQWGISGGNVYGKLKDLEADATVSFAVWSSVKAKIPADLKQGDHVVALVKPNYWVKGGTLTMQVLDMRHVGLGDLLERLERLRQALRAEGLFDPARKKPLPFLPGTVGLVTGKDSDAEKDVLRNAQLRWPAVEFRVAHAAVQGERAVNEVIAAIRRLDADPEVDVIIVARGGGDFQNLLVFSDEQLVRTAAAATTPIVSAIGHENDRPLLDDVADLRASTPTDAAKRVVPDVAEEISRVQQARARIGMRLTSLLSTEADRLEQFRSRPVLASPSWIVDTRADELSRWTGRAHELLELRIERSRASVGELRSQLRALSPKATLERGYAIAQLPDGAVLRDAADAPPGTSLLLTLSSGSLTAETTQAGATGAER, translated from the coding sequence ATGACGAGCGACGCCCTCCCGACCGTGGACTCCCCGTGGCCCGTGAGCGTGCTCTCGAGCAAGATCCGCGGCTGGATCGAGCGGCTCGGCGCCGTGTGGGTCGAGGGCGAGATCACGCAGTGGGGCATCTCCGGCGGCAATGTGTACGGCAAGCTCAAGGACCTCGAGGCCGACGCGACCGTGAGCTTCGCCGTGTGGTCATCCGTGAAGGCGAAGATCCCGGCCGACCTCAAGCAGGGCGACCACGTCGTCGCGCTGGTCAAGCCCAACTACTGGGTCAAAGGCGGCACCCTCACGATGCAGGTGCTCGACATGCGTCACGTGGGCCTCGGCGACCTCCTCGAGCGCCTGGAACGACTCCGGCAGGCACTCCGCGCCGAAGGACTCTTCGACCCGGCACGCAAGAAGCCCCTGCCGTTCCTCCCCGGCACGGTCGGCCTCGTCACGGGCAAGGATTCGGATGCCGAGAAGGACGTGCTGCGCAATGCCCAGCTGCGGTGGCCGGCCGTGGAGTTCCGCGTCGCGCACGCAGCCGTGCAGGGCGAGCGGGCCGTGAACGAGGTGATCGCCGCCATCCGTCGACTCGACGCCGACCCGGAGGTCGACGTCATCATCGTCGCCCGCGGCGGCGGCGACTTCCAGAACCTCCTCGTCTTCAGCGACGAGCAACTCGTGCGCACCGCGGCGGCCGCGACGACCCCCATCGTGAGCGCGATCGGCCACGAGAACGACAGGCCCCTGCTTGATGATGTCGCCGACCTCCGGGCATCGACGCCGACGGATGCCGCCAAGCGAGTGGTGCCGGATGTCGCGGAGGAGATCAGTCGCGTGCAGCAGGCCCGAGCGCGCATCGGGATGCGACTCACCTCTCTCCTGTCGACCGAGGCGGATCGCCTCGAGCAGTTCCGCAGCCGGCCCGTGCTCGCCTCCCCCTCTTGGATCGTCGACACGAGGGCCGACGAGCTCTCGCGTTGGACGGGTCGGGCGCATGAGCTCCTCGAACTGCGCATCGAGCGCTCCCGCGCCTCGGTCGGCGAGCTCCGCTCGCAGCTGCGCGCGCTCTCCCCCAAGGCCACGCTCGAGCGCGGCTACGCGATCGCGCAACTGCCCGACGGCGCGGTGCTTCGGGATGCCGCGGATGCTCCCCCCGGAACCTCCCTCCTCCTCACCCTCTCCTCGGGGTCGCTCACGGCCGAAACCACGCAGGCCGGGGCAACAGGTGCCGAACGGTAG
- a CDS encoding DUF6264 family protein, whose protein sequence is MTAAADRPRPEYGEYATPEQVAKARGMTLEEYERHLASLTRPRVEEQATDATAPAATAPAVERPAAPAPAASDKGAGNRMATTMLLVFGLACTLLSIPSLLGLGDGLATAFGAQGLDAYTSFTAARAFGIIAIIAQLLLWVLTLWLSVAAVRRGRASWWIPLVAGVLAVLLVSALWLAAIIVDPAFMRYVESVSLQA, encoded by the coding sequence GTGACGGCAGCGGCAGATCGCCCGCGCCCCGAGTACGGCGAGTACGCGACGCCGGAGCAGGTCGCGAAGGCCCGGGGCATGACGCTCGAGGAGTACGAGCGCCACCTTGCCTCCCTGACGCGCCCGCGCGTGGAAGAACAGGCGACGGATGCCACGGCTCCCGCCGCAACAGCGCCCGCAGTCGAGCGCCCGGCAGCGCCAGCACCCGCAGCCTCCGACAAGGGCGCCGGCAACCGCATGGCGACCACCATGCTCCTCGTGTTCGGACTCGCCTGCACGCTCCTGAGCATCCCGAGCCTGCTCGGCCTCGGCGATGGGCTGGCGACGGCATTCGGGGCCCAGGGGCTCGACGCATACACCTCGTTCACTGCTGCCCGCGCTTTCGGCATCATCGCGATCATCGCCCAGTTGCTGCTGTGGGTGCTCACCCTGTGGCTCTCGGTCGCGGCGGTGCGCCGCGGCAGGGCATCGTGGTGGATCCCGCTCGTCGCTGGCGTGCTTGCGGTGCTTCTCGTCAGCGCGCTCTGGCTCGCCGCCATCATCGTAGACCCCGCATTCATGCGTTACGTCGAGAGCGTGTCGCTGCAGGCGTGA
- a CDS encoding sensor histidine kinase, whose protein sequence is MPLRVPPRSIAAGIRLQAATRASWVLAAVVLVEHGVVTAEYFLREGSPELMLTPFLAIVCAGAMLAVLALWPGWLTATAYLAVGSAAIVGYVLEMERLEIDPSRIVLVGTIGTAIALTGAAAGGALGGAVWSLAGTLLAQVAVIGAQLRVGMPIEPDTYALLIGLLYFSTYLLMWFSDRTQQQLVDTEPIAAEVEREEYERQRERRAAVVVHETVLRDLALIAHGPLSLTDYDRARLRRDLDEIRAWRSPIDADAPEQLPESDFYGIIREFQWSGLSVDVGGNSYMIDSLAPDDREALLGAMRAALDNALQHSGRATAEVFIDHGTDRLTVMVVDDGHGFDPELIADDRLGIRMAIVRRIEDQGGSVTLWSSPGAGTSVVISLPVTETMGAFS, encoded by the coding sequence ATGCCCCTCCGTGTACCGCCGCGTTCCATCGCGGCGGGCATCCGTCTGCAGGCAGCCACACGCGCGAGCTGGGTGCTCGCGGCGGTCGTGCTCGTCGAGCACGGGGTCGTGACGGCCGAGTACTTCCTGCGGGAGGGCAGCCCCGAGCTCATGCTCACGCCCTTCCTCGCCATCGTCTGCGCGGGCGCCATGCTCGCGGTGCTCGCGCTGTGGCCGGGGTGGCTGACGGCTACGGCCTACCTCGCGGTCGGCTCGGCCGCGATCGTCGGCTACGTGCTCGAGATGGAGCGGCTCGAGATCGATCCCAGCCGGATCGTGCTCGTGGGCACGATAGGCACGGCGATCGCCCTCACGGGAGCGGCAGCGGGCGGCGCGCTCGGCGGCGCCGTGTGGAGTCTCGCGGGAACACTCCTCGCCCAGGTCGCAGTCATCGGCGCCCAGCTGCGTGTCGGCATGCCCATCGAGCCCGACACATACGCGCTTCTGATCGGTCTCCTGTACTTCTCCACCTACCTCCTCATGTGGTTCAGCGATCGCACGCAGCAGCAGCTCGTCGACACCGAACCGATCGCCGCCGAGGTGGAGCGCGAGGAATATGAACGGCAGCGCGAGCGCCGCGCCGCCGTCGTCGTGCACGAGACCGTGCTGCGTGACCTCGCGCTGATCGCGCACGGGCCGCTCTCCCTCACGGACTACGACCGGGCGCGGCTGCGACGCGACCTCGACGAGATCCGCGCCTGGCGCTCGCCCATCGATGCGGATGCCCCCGAGCAGCTGCCAGAGAGCGACTTCTACGGGATCATCCGCGAGTTCCAGTGGAGTGGGCTCTCGGTCGACGTGGGCGGGAACAGCTACATGATCGATTCCCTCGCGCCCGACGACCGCGAAGCGCTCCTCGGCGCCATGCGGGCCGCGCTCGACAACGCGCTCCAGCACTCCGGTCGCGCGACGGCGGAGGTGTTCATCGACCACGGCACCGACCGCCTCACGGTCATGGTCGTCGACGACGGCCACGGCTTCGACCCGGAGTTGATCGCAGACGATCGCCTGGGCATCCGCATGGCGATCGTCAGGCGAATCGAGGACCAGGGCGGCAGCGTCACGCTGTGGTCGTCTCCCGGCGCCGGCACCTCGGTCGTGATCTCACTGCCGGTGACCGAGACGATGGGGGCATTCTCGTGA
- a CDS encoding DUF4245 domain-containing protein, with protein sequence MARNSGGESSGPQAPIVAELGRPETPEETAARKAASSQRYRESKTSINLLVALFASLALVLVTVMIVVRPAPPPADPVDYSEIASQVQADLGEVVANPELGSDWVANAARVSKGADGISRWYIGFVTPEADFAAVTQGIDANPTWLAATLEGGFATGTATIAGQDWDIYDRRDGDDIGNFAYAMATVVGTSTIVLHGTASDEEFAELAAAVTASMTSDSTISSDSTTSSDSTTSSDSTEETQ encoded by the coding sequence GTGGCACGCAACAGCGGCGGCGAGTCCTCCGGCCCGCAGGCGCCCATCGTTGCCGAGTTGGGCCGCCCAGAGACTCCCGAGGAGACGGCGGCTCGCAAGGCCGCATCGTCACAGCGATATCGGGAGAGCAAGACGAGCATCAACCTGCTCGTCGCCCTCTTCGCATCGCTCGCCCTCGTGCTCGTCACCGTCATGATCGTCGTGCGTCCCGCCCCGCCTCCCGCCGATCCCGTCGACTACTCCGAGATCGCGTCCCAAGTGCAGGCAGACCTCGGTGAGGTCGTCGCCAACCCCGAGCTGGGCAGCGACTGGGTCGCCAATGCCGCTCGTGTCTCGAAGGGCGCTGACGGCATCTCCCGCTGGTACATCGGCTTCGTGACTCCCGAGGCGGATTTCGCGGCCGTCACGCAGGGCATCGATGCGAACCCAACCTGGCTCGCCGCGACGCTTGAGGGCGGCTTCGCGACGGGAACCGCGACGATCGCCGGACAGGACTGGGACATCTACGACCGGCGAGACGGCGATGACATCGGCAACTTCGCCTACGCCATGGCGACCGTCGTCGGCACGAGCACGATCGTGCTCCACGGCACGGCGAGCGACGAGGAGTTCGCGGAACTGGCCGCGGCCGTCACCGCGTCCATGACATCCGACAGCACGATTTCGTCCGACAGCACGACTTCGTCCGACAGCACGACTTCGTCCGACAGCACAGAGGAGACCCAATGA
- a CDS encoding exodeoxyribonuclease VII small subunit has translation MTENPSPDVSELSYEQARDELVRVVAELEQGSSTLEQSLALWERGEALAARCEEWLIGARARLDAARATAE, from the coding sequence GTGACAGAGAACCCCTCCCCCGACGTCTCCGAGCTCAGCTATGAGCAGGCGCGCGACGAACTCGTGCGTGTCGTCGCCGAACTGGAGCAGGGGTCCTCGACCCTCGAGCAGTCGCTCGCCCTCTGGGAGCGTGGCGAAGCGCTCGCGGCACGGTGCGAGGAATGGCTCATCGGCGCACGCGCCCGGCTGGACGCCGCCCGCGCGACGGCGGAATAG
- a CDS encoding 4-hydroxy-3-methylbut-2-enyl diphosphate reductase, with the protein MSTISNGSLASLAAPVIPERRERLRDEPVVGQKRVILAAPRGYCAGVDRAVVAVEKALENFGAPVYVRKQIVHNVHVVSTLEKQGAIFVDEVDQVPTGSHLVFSAHGVSPAVVKGAADRGLQAIDATCPLVTKVHREATRFSRDDFHILLIGHAGHEEVEGTMGHAPERTTLVNSPAEVATVEVPDTDKLVWLSQTTLSVDETMETVRLLRERFPHLQDPPSDDICYATQNRQVAVRKVAADADLVIVVGSANSSNSVRLVEVALEYGAKAAYRVDYASEIRQEWLDGVETVGVTSGASVPEVLVQQVLIDLADAGYREVEQVVTAEEDLMFSLPKELRRDASGQPDSRGLGGRRKLDWQMQ; encoded by the coding sequence GTGAGCACGATCAGCAACGGAAGCCTGGCGAGTCTCGCGGCCCCTGTCATCCCCGAGCGCCGCGAGCGTCTGCGCGATGAGCCCGTCGTCGGCCAGAAGAGGGTCATCCTCGCCGCGCCGCGCGGCTACTGTGCCGGGGTCGACCGAGCCGTCGTGGCGGTCGAGAAGGCGCTCGAGAACTTCGGTGCTCCCGTCTACGTGCGCAAGCAGATCGTCCACAACGTGCACGTCGTCTCGACCCTCGAGAAGCAGGGTGCGATCTTCGTCGACGAGGTCGACCAGGTGCCCACCGGCTCACACCTCGTCTTCAGCGCCCACGGCGTCTCACCCGCCGTTGTCAAGGGCGCCGCTGACCGCGGCCTGCAGGCGATCGATGCCACCTGCCCGCTCGTCACCAAGGTGCATCGCGAGGCGACCCGCTTCTCCCGCGATGACTTCCACATCCTCCTCATCGGCCACGCGGGCCACGAGGAGGTCGAGGGCACGATGGGTCACGCTCCCGAGCGCACGACCCTCGTCAACAGCCCCGCCGAGGTCGCGACGGTGGAGGTGCCAGACACTGACAAGCTCGTGTGGCTCTCGCAGACCACGCTGAGCGTCGACGAGACGATGGAGACCGTGCGCCTCCTCCGCGAGCGCTTCCCCCACCTGCAGGACCCGCCGAGCGACGACATCTGTTACGCCACGCAGAACCGTCAGGTCGCGGTGCGCAAGGTCGCTGCGGATGCTGACCTCGTCATCGTCGTCGGCTCGGCCAACAGCTCCAACAGTGTGCGCCTCGTCGAGGTCGCGCTCGAGTACGGCGCCAAGGCCGCCTACCGCGTGGACTACGCGAGCGAGATCCGCCAGGAATGGCTCGACGGCGTCGAGACGGTCGGCGTGACCTCCGGGGCATCCGTGCCCGAGGTGCTCGTGCAGCAGGTGCTGATCGACCTCGCCGACGCCGGCTACCGCGAGGTCGAGCAGGTCGTCACCGCCGAGGAGGACCTCATGTTCTCCCTTCCCAAGGAACTCCGCCGCGACGCCAGCGGCCAACCCGACTCCCGCGGCCTTGGCGGCCGCCGCAAGCTCGACTGGCAGATGCAGTGA
- a CDS encoding aspartate ammonia-lyase, which produces MTSEPEFRIEHDTMGEVRVPVNALYRAQTQRAVENFPISGKGLESAQIAALARIKKSAAVANKELGVLDAGIADAIVAAADEVITGQHDEHFPVDTYQTGSGTSSNMNMNEVLATLATRHLGADVHPNDHVNASQSSNDVFPTSVHVAVTQALIEDLVPALDYLAVALEEKAELWKTAVKAGRTHLMDATPVTLGQEFGGYARQIRLGIERVQAALPRVAEVPLGGTAVGTGINTPAGFPQKVIALLAAETGLPIVEAKDHFEAQANRDGLVEASGALRTIAVSLTKINNDLRWMGSGPNTGLGELHIPDLQPGSSIMPGKVNPVVPEAVLMVAARVIGNDATVAWAGASGSFELNVAIPVMGTALLESVRLLANASRVLADKTIKGLEANLERTSALAGMSPSIVTPLNKFIGYENAAKIAKHSVAKGITVREAVVELGYLERGELTEEQLDKALDVLAMTVPPTA; this is translated from the coding sequence GTGACATCAGAGCCTGAGTTCCGCATCGAGCACGACACGATGGGCGAGGTGCGCGTGCCCGTCAACGCCCTCTACCGCGCCCAGACCCAGCGCGCCGTCGAGAACTTTCCGATCTCGGGCAAGGGCCTCGAGTCGGCGCAGATCGCCGCCCTCGCGCGCATCAAGAAGTCCGCGGCCGTCGCCAACAAGGAGCTCGGCGTGCTCGACGCCGGCATCGCAGACGCGATCGTCGCCGCAGCCGACGAGGTCATCACTGGCCAGCACGACGAGCACTTCCCCGTCGACACCTACCAGACCGGCTCCGGTACCTCGTCGAACATGAACATGAACGAGGTGCTCGCGACCCTCGCAACGCGCCACCTCGGCGCCGACGTGCACCCCAACGACCACGTCAATGCCTCGCAGTCGTCGAACGACGTCTTCCCGACCTCGGTGCACGTCGCCGTGACGCAGGCCCTCATCGAGGACCTGGTGCCCGCGCTCGACTACCTCGCGGTCGCGCTCGAGGAGAAGGCCGAGCTGTGGAAGACCGCCGTCAAGGCCGGCCGCACGCACCTCATGGATGCCACGCCCGTGACGCTCGGCCAGGAGTTCGGCGGCTACGCGCGCCAGATCCGCCTCGGCATCGAGCGCGTCCAGGCCGCGCTTCCCCGCGTTGCAGAGGTGCCGCTCGGTGGCACGGCTGTCGGCACGGGCATCAACACGCCCGCCGGCTTCCCCCAGAAGGTCATCGCGCTCCTCGCAGCCGAGACGGGCCTGCCGATCGTCGAGGCGAAGGACCACTTCGAGGCGCAGGCCAACCGCGACGGCCTCGTCGAGGCATCCGGTGCCCTCCGCACGATCGCGGTCTCGCTGACCAAGATCAACAACGACCTGCGCTGGATGGGCTCTGGCCCCAACACGGGCCTCGGCGAGCTGCACATCCCCGACCTGCAGCCCGGCTCCTCGATCATGCCCGGCAAGGTCAACCCTGTCGTGCCGGAGGCCGTGCTCATGGTCGCCGCGCGCGTCATCGGCAACGACGCGACTGTTGCGTGGGCGGGAGCATCCGGGTCCTTCGAGCTCAACGTCGCCATCCCGGTCATGGGCACGGCGCTGCTCGAGTCGGTGCGCCTGCTCGCGAATGCATCACGCGTGCTCGCGGACAAGACCATCAAGGGCCTTGAGGCGAACCTCGAGCGCACCTCGGCGCTCGCGGGCATGTCGCCCTCGATCGTCACCCCGCTCAACAAGTTCATCGGCTACGAGAACGCCGCGAAGATCGCGAAGCACTCCGTTGCCAAGGGCATCACGGTGCGCGAGGCCGTCGTTGAGCTCGGCTACCTCGAGCGCGGGGAACTCACGGAGGAGCAGCTCGACAAGGCGCTCGACGTGCTCGCGATGACGGTGCCGCCGACGGCATAG